A region from the Buchnera aphidicola (Pemphigus populi) genome encodes:
- the cyaY gene encoding iron donor protein CyaY, translating to MNILKFHKIVDELMFTIEDKLDNYCSNIDIDYEIQYHTMTITFYNKNKIIINRQESLKQIWLATKQNGYHFKYKKKEWICDKYKDNIWNILTNTFLIETNELIIFQKNI from the coding sequence ATTAATATTTTAAAATTTCATAAAATAGTGGATGAATTAATGTTCACTATAGAAGATAAATTAGACAACTATTGCAGTAATATCGACATAGATTATGAAATACAGTATCATACTATGACGATAACATTTTACAATAAAAATAAAATTATAATAAATCGACAAGAATCATTAAAACAAATTTGGTTAGCAACAAAACAGAATGGATATCATTTTAAATATAAAAAAAAAGAATGGATATGTGACAAATATAAAGATAATATTTGGAATATATTAACTAACACTTTTTTAATAGAAACTAATGAGTTAATAATTTTTCAAAAAAATATATAA
- the hemC gene encoding hydroxymethylbilane synthase, with protein sequence MLKKILRIATRKSPLALLQSNFIKKNLLYFYPHLIITLIPIVTRGDLILHKSLSNIGGKGSFTKELELALLDNRADIAVHSMKDIPNTIPSELCLSSISKRGNPLDAFVSNCYQSIDQLPKQAIIGTSSLRRKAQLIRYRPDLIIQPLRGNIDTRLKKLDEGKYTAIILATEGLNRLGLKNRINQIIPAEYCLPPCGQGTIGVEYRLNDHNISLLLKKIKDKNTEYITMAERSFCKKMNSGCHIPVASYAILKKNKLWLRGLVCSPNGKIFLSGERIGKPNFGEKMGYELASELLNKGALKILKNIFF encoded by the coding sequence ATGTTAAAAAAAATATTAAGAATTGCTACTAGAAAAAGCCCTTTAGCTTTACTACAAAGCAATTTTATAAAAAAAAATCTATTATATTTTTATCCTCATCTAATTATTACGTTAATACCTATTGTTACACGCGGTGATCTCATTCTACATAAATCTTTATCCAATATTGGTGGAAAAGGATCATTTACTAAAGAATTAGAATTAGCTTTACTAGATAACCGAGCAGATATAGCTGTACATTCTATGAAAGACATTCCTAATACTATACCATCAGAATTATGTTTATCCAGTATTTCTAAAAGAGGAAACCCTTTAGATGCTTTTGTTTCTAATTGTTACCAATCTATAGATCAATTACCTAAACAAGCAATAATAGGAACTTCTAGCCTTAGGAGAAAAGCTCAATTAATTAGATATCGTCCTGATTTAATTATTCAACCATTACGTGGAAATATTGATACTCGTTTAAAAAAACTAGATGAAGGAAAATATACAGCTATTATTTTAGCTACTGAGGGATTAAATAGATTAGGATTAAAAAATAGAATCAATCAAATTATTCCAGCAGAATATTGTCTTCCTCCTTGTGGACAAGGAACGATTGGCGTGGAATATAGATTAAATGATCACAATATCTCTTTACTTTTAAAAAAAATAAAAGATAAAAATACTGAATATATTACAATGGCAGAACGATCTTTTTGTAAAAAAATGAATTCTGGATGTCATATTCCAGTTGCTAGTTATGCTATTTTAAAAAAAAATAAACTATGGTTAAGAGGTTTAGTTTGTTCCCCTAATGGAAAAATATTTCTATCAGGAGAGCGTATAGGAAAACCAAATTTTGGAGAAAAAATGGGCTATGAACTAGCTTCCGAATTATTAAAT